One region of Rattus norvegicus strain BN/NHsdMcwi chromosome 13, GRCr8, whole genome shotgun sequence genomic DNA includes:
- the LOC108353429 gene encoding endogenous retrovirus group K member 5 Gag polyprotein-like: protein MGSCLSIGGGCRACSRDNRAPGQTRRLSGSRFEGVPPRILGTSKIADRDSWRPNRDPRTRACCCLVFFLFVFYPLALELQSLQEWNGLTEGNCSPAYGEEVGEGESLIMGGTGSKGQKMFVSVLQRLLAERGLKVKESTAVEFYQFLMKVSPWFPEEGGLNLEDWKKVGRKMRRYTVKHGEETIPKQAYPIWLQMREILTEQSDLVLLSAEAQSEKDVEEPVYDLPYDDVTEVKVKEVKEKTYGTNKPLVKKDPSKMNLLGLDDDNDLSPGDWDDLEEETARYHHDDDLVFTVKKGSKGSKARPIPAPHRKLLPPVGFAGAMAQAREQGDTSFVFPVVYTGDSDDEDSPTWEPLKTLKELQAAVRTMGPSAPYTIQIVDMVASQWLTPHDWHQTVKATLSPGDYILWRTEYEDKSKETVQKSSGKRGPKVTLEMMLGTGAFVAPASQVKIPKFILKEVTTNAVLAWRAIPPPGSKKTVLTGIKQGNEESYETFVSRLEEAIHRMMPPGEGAKMLLKQLAWENANSLCQDLIRSVRKTGSIQDYVKACIDASPAVVQGMAYAAAMRGQKYSAFVKQTYGGNNARGNSGPTCYSCGEVGHLKKDYKRGQGEGKRPPPGLCPRYKKGRHWKSECRSKYDKDGNLITDKKE, encoded by the exons ATGGGAAGCTGCCTATCTATTGGAGGTGGGTGCCGCGCCTGCAGCAGAGATAACCGAGCTCCGGGGCAGACAAGACGCCTGAGTGGGAGCCGGTTCGAGG GGGTCCCCCCGCGGATCCTTGGAACTTCCAAGATCGCCGACCGCGACAGCtggcgcccgaacagggaccccCGGACACGTGCATGCTGTTgtcttgtgtttttcctttttgtcttttatcCTCTTGCTTTAGAATTGCAATCACTACAGGAGTGGAACGGACTCACCGAAGGGAACTGCAGTCCCGCCTACGGAGAAGAAGTAGGTGAGGGTGAGTCACTCATTATGGGAGGAACGGGCTCAAAAGGACAAAAAATGTTTGTCTCAGTATTACAGAGGCTCTTAGCAGAAAGAGGCCTCAAAGTCAAGGAAAGTACTGCTGTAGAATTTTATCAATTCCTCATGAAGGTTTCCCCCTGGTTCCCAGAAGAAGGAGGTTTAAATCTAGAAGATTGGAAGAAAGTAGGTAGAAAAATGAGAAGATACACCGTTAAGCATGGAGAAGAAACCATTCCTAAACAGGCATATCCCATATGGTTACAGATGAGAGAAATCTTGACAGAACAGTCTGATTTGGTCTTGTTATCAGCTGAGGCACAATCAGAGAAGGATGTTGAGGAACCAGTGTATGATTTGCCttatgatgatgttactgaagtTAAGGTTAAGGAAGTCAAGGAAAAGACTTATGGAACTAATAAACCCCTTGTTAAGAAAGACCCCTCAAAGATGAACCTCTTGGGATTGGATGATGACAATGACCTCTCCCCAGGGGATTGGGATGATCTAGAAGAGGAGACAGCTAGATATCACCATGATGATGATCTGGTCTTTACAGTGAAAAAGGGATCCAAAGGATCTAAAGCACGCCCAATACCAGCCCCTCACAGAAAACTACTACCTCCAGTGGGTTTCGCAGGGGCCATGGCTCAAGCTAGGGAGCAAGGTGACACTTCCTTCGTTTTCCCAGTGGTCTACACAGGAGACAGTGATGATGAAGATTCCCCCACATGGGAACCattaaaaacattaaaggaaTTACAAGCTGCAGTACGAACCATGGGGCCTTCGGCGCCCTACACTATACAGATAGTGGACATGGTGGCCAGCCAATGGTTAACTCCGCATGACTGGCACCAGACTGTCAAAGCAACTCTCTCCCCGGGGGATTATATCCTCTGGAGGACAGAATATGAAGACAAGAGCAAAGAAACTGTACAAAAATCCTCAGGAAAAAGGGGGCCCAAGGTAACTTTAGAGATGATGCTGGGGACAGGAGCATTTGTTGCCCCTGCTTCTCAGGTAAAAATACCCAAGTTTATCCTAAAAGAGGTTACTACCAACGCTGTTTTGGCCTGGAGAGCAATCCCGCCTCCTGGGTCAAAAAAGACTGTCTTGACAGGAATAAAACAAGGAAATGAGGAATCCTATGAGACCTTTGTCTCTAGACTGGAGGAAGCTATCCACAGAATGATGCCCCCAGGAGAAGGGGCTAAAATGCTCTTAAAGCAATTGGCATGGGAAAATGCTAATTCACTATGCCAGGATCTTATAAGATCAGTGAGAAAAACGGGAAGTATACAGGACTATGTCAAAGCCTGCATAGATGCCTCCCCTGCAGTGGTACAGGGGATGGCCTATGCTGCTGCCATGAGAGGACAGAAGTACTCAGCCTTTGTTAAACAAACATATGGAGGAAACAATGCTAGGGGCAACTCTGGCCCCACTTGTTACTCATGTGGAGAAGTGGGACATTTAAAGAAAGATtacaaaagaggtcaaggggaggGCAAACGCCCCCCTCCTGGCCTGTGCCCACGCTACAAGAAGGGCAGGCATTGGAAAAGTGAGTGTAGATCAAAGTATGACAAGGATGGAAATTTGATTACAGATAAAAAGGAGtaa